The Synechococcus sp. MVIR-18-1 region CTCGTTCAAGCCCGTTGTTGAGATGAGAGGTCTCACGATGCAGTGGGGGGCCCATCCGGTGCTGGACGGGGTGAATCTATTGATGAAACCCGGAGAGCGCATTGCCGTTGTGGGGCCTTCTGGAGCGGGAAAATCCACGGTTTTGCGTTTGTTGGCTGGTTTGCAGCTGCCCACCGCTGGTGAATTGAGGTTGTTTGATGAGCCTCAGCCTTACCTCCGCCTCGATCAGCGCCGCCCGCCGGATGTTCGGCTTGTGTTCCAGAACCCAGCACTGCTGGCATCCTTAACGGTGGAGGAAAACGTTGGCTTCCTCTTGAATCGTCTTGGACGGATGCCTGCAGCTCAGGTTCGTGACCGTGTGATGGCTTGCTTGGATGCCGTAGGTCTCTATGAAGTCGCTGCTCAATATCCCGGCCAGCTCAGCGGAGGGATGCAGAAGCGCGTGAGCTTTGCTCGTGCCTTGATTGACGATCCAGATCGCGATGAAGCGGCGATGCCCCTTTTGTTG contains the following coding sequences:
- a CDS encoding ABC transporter ATP-binding protein produces the protein MSQLSAISPLVNARDSSFKPVVEMRGLTMQWGAHPVLDGVNLLMKPGERIAVVGPSGAGKSTVLRLLAGLQLPTAGELRLFDEPQPYLRLDQRRPPDVRLVFQNPALLASLTVEENVGFLLNRLGRMPAAQVRDRVMACLDAVGLYEVAAQYPGQLSGGMQKRVSFARALIDDPDRDEAAMPLLLYDEPTAGLDPVASTRIEDLIVKTTTVAQGCSVVVSHVHSTIERTAERIVMLYGGRFQWDGTVDDYRTTDNPYVVQFRTGNLRGPMQPAEH